The Bacteroidales bacterium genomic sequence GGTAACCATTAACTCGTTTGCCCGTTCGGATCTCCGGTGGATCTCCCGGGCCACAAGCTCTTTTCCGGTTCCGTTTTCGCCGGTGATGAGCACATTGGCATCAGTGGCAGCTACCTTCCTTACCAGTTGCATCACCTTTTCCATGGCGGGAGATGAGCCGATGATCATCTTTTGTTCGCTGTTCCATTCCTGCTTCAGGTTTTTTTCCCGGTCCCTGAGCTTTTTTACTTCCTGGTTTGACTGTTTCAGCCTCAGGGCTGCCTTTAGGGTGGCCAACAGTTTTTCATTTTCCCATGGTTTTACAACAAAATCGGCTGCACCGCGCTTCAGCGCTTTAACAGCCAGCTCAATATCCCCATAGGCAGTGATCATCACTACCTCAACAGTGGGGGCCATTTTCTTGATCTCCTGCAACCAATACAGGCCCTCGTTGCCCGTGTTTTCACCCGCAGAAAAGTTCATGTCGAGCAGCAACAGGTCGAAATCGGTTTTTCTCAGCTCCTCATAGATCCGGTTGGGATTCGAAAGCGTCACCACGGTTTCAAACTCAAACTGCAGCAAAAGGCTCAGGGCACTTAAGGCCCCTTTGTTGTCATCTACGATGAGTATGTGGCCGGTTTTTTTCTCCATTATTTATTTGTGCATTC encodes the following:
- a CDS encoding sigma-54-dependent Fis family transcriptional regulator; amino-acid sequence: MEKKTGHILIVDDNKGALSALSLLLQFEFETVVTLSNPNRIYEELRKTDFDLLLLDMNFSAGENTGNEGLYWLQEIKKMAPTVEVVMITAYGDIELAVKALKRGAADFVVKPWENEKLLATLKAALRLKQSNQEVKKLRDREKNLKQEWNSEQKMIIGSSPAMEKVMQLVRKVAATDANVLITGENGTGKELVAREIHRRSERANELMVTVDMGAIPENLFESELFGHKKGAFTDAKEDRTGKFQMADKGTLFLDEIG